The genomic segment GGATGAACCAACTAACCGTCTTGATTTGAAAACCATTAAATGACTTGAAAACTTTTTAATGGATTATCCTAATATCGTTATTGTTGTAAGCCACGATAGTAAATTCCTTGATCAAATTTGCACCCATATTGTTGATATTGATTTTTCTGAAGCAAGAGTTTTTGTTGGGAATTATACTTTTTGAAAAACTTCTAGTGAATTGTTGTTAGATATGCAACAAAGACAAAATCTTAAAAAAGAAGAACAGGCACAAAAACTAAAAGAATTTATTGCCCGCTTTTCTGCAAATGCTTCTAAATCTAAACAAGCAACTAGTCGAAAGAAACTGCTTGAAAAAATTCAAATTGATGAACTTAAACCTTCTTCAAGAAAATCGCCTTTCATTAAATTTGACATTTGTCGAATGTTGGGCAAGCAAGTTCTTAAAGCCGAAAATTTAACCTACATTAATGAAAATGGTGAAACCTTATTTGAAAATGTTTCTTTTAACCTTCGCCCCGGCGACAAAATGGTAGTAATAGGTGATGACGACATCGCTAAAACTAGGTTACTTGAAATTTTAATTGGCAAAATTAAACCAACATCTGGCGAAATTAGTTGAGGAATCACAATTAAGCCAAACTACTTTCCTTCTAATAATTCTGAATATTTCCAAGAAGATAAAACTATCCTAGAATGAATTAGTAAATGACCTCTTTCAAACTCAACTCAAGAGACTAAAGACAATAGTGATTCACGAATGCGATCTTTCTTGGGAAGAATGCTTTTTTCAAATGATAGCGTCTTTAAAAAAGTTAAGGTTACCAGTGGGGGTGAAAAAGTAAGATTGATGTTTTCTAAGCTTATGATTGAAGAAAGCAACTTTTTAATCTTTGATCAACCTCTTGATCACTTAGATTCCGAAGCCATTGATTCATTAATTGAAGCTTTAAAATCATACAAAGGTTCAGCGATTTTTACGACTTATAACCAAGCGATGATTAATGAATGTGCTAATATTATTTTAGAAATTAAACCACAAGAAAGTTTCTTGTTCTACGGTAGTCTTGAAGACTATGAAAAAGCCATGGGATATTAAATTATTTAAGGAGTTAAAATGAGAAATATTGATTTTAAATTAATCCAAAATTACGAAAAAAAATACCAAGCAGACAAAGCTAATTTAGTAATTGAAAATGCCATTATTAAAAATGGAATTCGTGCCACTGCTACTAATAATGAAGTGGTAAAAAAACACAACTTTCAATTTTCTATTGAAACTAAAAATGTTGGTTCAGTAACTAATCAAAAACAAAGTGGTAGATGTTGAATCTTCGCTGCTTTAAATATGGCAAGAGCTAAAGTAGCAGAAGCTCTAAATATTGAGTCAATTGAGTTGTCACAAAATTACATTCATTTTTATGACAAACTAGAAAAAGCCAACACTTATTTAAATTTCATCATTGAAAAGGGATTAGAACTTGACCCTAACGATCGTTTATTTAGATACTTCGCCGATTCACCAGTCCAAGATGGAGGATACTGAGAATTTTTTGTTGATTTAATTAACAAATACGGGGTTGTGCCTAAATCAGCAATGAATGAAACTT from the Metamycoplasma arthritidis genome contains:
- a CDS encoding ABC-F family ATP-binding cassette domain-containing protein, whose protein sequence is MLDVCGVSKIFPDKKLFTNVNLKFLPGNVYGIIGANGVGKSTFLKILSGEIEASEGQIVKEKNARMSVLSQNQDEFNDFNVTDVVVMGNKELFDLNIEKNRIYEDPNATMEDYERASHLEQKFGELGGWNAENDAQTLLANLGISQCKWNMQMKELKANEKVKVLLAKALFGNPDILIMDEPTNRLDLKTIKWLENFLMDYPNIVIVVSHDSKFLDQICTHIVDIDFSEARVFVGNYTFWKTSSELLLDMQQRQNLKKEEQAQKLKEFIARFSANASKSKQATSRKKLLEKIQIDELKPSSRKSPFIKFDICRMLGKQVLKAENLTYINENGETLFENVSFNLRPGDKMVVIGDDDIAKTRLLEILIGKIKPTSGEISWGITIKPNYFPSNNSEYFQEDKTILEWISKWPLSNSTQETKDNSDSRMRSFLGRMLFSNDSVFKKVKVTSGGEKVRLMFSKLMIEESNFLIFDQPLDHLDSEAIDSLIEALKSYKGSAIFTTYNQAMINECANIILEIKPQESFLFYGSLEDYEKAMGY